The Euphorbia lathyris chromosome 2, ddEupLath1.1, whole genome shotgun sequence genome includes a window with the following:
- the LOC136216912 gene encoding exopolygalacturonase-like, producing the protein MQGGAMAISNKLVKCAILLSYLATVVFCDGGPKIFNVVDFGVKPGPNTDNAVNFIKAWRGACDFGGMARLVFPKGEFYATETVFEGPCKAPIQVEIQGTIKAGSDISSYSDDFWISFEHVNGMNVFGPGTVDGNGPNVWKYKEKGTSMFPISLKFMDCEHTLMKGITSVNPMGFHISIVKCNDVTATNMHLIAPDDSPNTDGFHISQSTNVGVFDSVVATGDDCVGVIHGSMDIEVRRVTCGPGHGLSIGSLGKYDDEKMLKNVLIQNCTMTGTDNGARIKTYAGSLPSVAQNITFKDIIMNNVENPILIDQFYGKKSGSPSKVQISNAQFINIQGTTPTEAGVDIQCSKVVPCQGIRLSNIKLQYIGAKKEPFTSTCTNAKLTYDGPQTPPPCR; encoded by the exons ATGCAGGGTGGGGCAATGGCCATTTCTAATAAACTTGTGAAATGTGCCATTCTTTTGTCATATTTAGCGACCGTTGTTTTTTGTGACGGCGGtccaaaaatatttaatgtggTAGATTTTGGTGTAAAACCCGGTCCAAACACAGATAATGCAGTG AATTTCATCAAGGCATGGAGGGGAGCATGTGATTTCGGTGGAATGGCAAGGCTAGTATTTCCAAAAGGTGAATTTTATGCCACCGAAACTGTATTCGAAGGACCGTGCAAAGCTCCGATCCAAGTGGAAATCCAAGGAACTATTAAGGCTGGATCAGATATCAGTAGTTATTCTGACGATTTTTGGATTTCATTTGAACATGTTAATGGTATGAATGTTTTCGGACCTGGTACTGTTGATGGCAACGGCCCCAATGTGTGGAAATATAAGGAAAAAGGAACCTCAATGTTCCCAATA AGTCTTAAATTTATGGATTGTGAACATACATTAATGAAGGGGATTACATCTGTTAATCCTATGGGATTTCACATAAGCATTGTTAAGTGCAACGATGTTACAGCCACAAATATGCACTTAATTGCCCCAGATGACAGCCCCAACACTGACGGATTTCATATCAGCCAATCTACTAATGTTGGAGTCTTCGATAGTGTTGTTGCTACAGGTGATGATTGTGTGGGTGTCATCCATGGAAGTATGGACATCGAGGTCCGAAGAGTGACATGTGGCCCGGGCCATGGACTCAG TATCGGAAGTCTTGGAAAATACGACGATGAGAAAATGCTGAAAAATGTTCTCATTCAGAATTGCACAATGACTGGAACAGACAATGGAGCTAGAATCAAAACATACGCAGGATCACTTCCAAGTGTTGCTCAAAACATTACTTTTAAAGACATTATAATGAACAATGTCGAAAATCCCATCCTTATCGATCAATTCTACGGCAAAAAATCAGGATCG CCATCAAAGGTACAAATCAGCAATGCTCAATTCATAAACATACAAGGAACAACACCTACAGAAGCCGGAGTAGATATACAATGCAGCAAAGTAGTTCCTTGCCAGGGAATTAGATTGTCAAATATCAAATTGCAATACATTGGGGCTAAGAAAGAGCCTTTTACCTCTACTTGTACTAATGCCAAACTTACCTACGACGGACCTCAAACCCCACCCCCTTGTCGGTGA